In Geobacillus kaustophilus, a genomic segment contains:
- a CDS encoding cytosolic protein produces MGIFTEKDELQAKHDELIEQCRRYKEMLSAQMNEMERLSEALKMMEEEKEWLRQETEQWKTKCAYWKEQAEANQTHIQSLDETLKAFQQDETLSFMNESTDSWASWLERLEKDYNAMKGQMDKISKDVSNLQNDLSNIPKIEALEKDIGVFTKQMQQIQDKLFKIEIERQKDSLTLQKHIFTQQMELELMMEKVTSFVSEMKHLANQIADFTQSQNDSHHDANELKEMLSELMQRFTASSDERSKEPETSPTQSATPFSTSTQSGKAPSSPKGFLKLREFMDEANQPIIVSPVKRKETHSFNVPLSHLYSQKSVSLKRVRMEHPSSHHRHPSQLPSPPAEDEGNRLDISVQSDPPNREERSDALKLGQNTEQKLSTQAEEVRSENIHKAAEPSKNENEQLDHPNRKIKAEQNTLVPLDGQEALIQDPTSASGISADGQKSDFETYEVASSLPSASVLIQKDAILHAEDSLMEEGKRSKWGLWSLFKKMKTSQ; encoded by the coding sequence GTGGGGATTTTCACGGAAAAGGATGAACTCCAGGCGAAGCATGATGAACTCATCGAACAATGCCGCCGTTATAAAGAGATGCTGTCCGCGCAAATGAATGAGATGGAACGCTTATCGGAAGCATTGAAAATGATGGAGGAAGAAAAAGAATGGCTGCGGCAGGAGACGGAGCAATGGAAAACAAAATGCGCCTACTGGAAAGAACAAGCTGAGGCCAACCAAACACACATCCAGTCTTTAGACGAGACACTGAAGGCGTTTCAACAAGACGAGACCCTTTCGTTTATGAACGAATCGACCGATTCATGGGCATCTTGGCTAGAGCGACTAGAAAAAGATTACAATGCGATGAAGGGGCAAATGGATAAAATCTCCAAAGATGTTTCCAACCTGCAAAACGATTTAAGCAACATCCCGAAAATCGAAGCATTGGAAAAAGACATAGGAGTTTTTACGAAGCAAATGCAACAAATACAAGACAAACTATTCAAAATCGAGATCGAACGACAAAAAGACTCCTTGACGCTGCAAAAACATATTTTCACCCAACAAATGGAGCTGGAGTTGATGATGGAAAAGGTCACGAGTTTTGTCAGTGAAATGAAACATCTCGCGAACCAAATTGCTGATTTCACCCAGTCACAGAATGATTCCCATCACGATGCAAATGAATTGAAGGAGATGCTGTCCGAGCTCATGCAGCGATTCACCGCATCTTCTGATGAGAGATCGAAAGAACCGGAAACATCACCCACCCAATCAGCCACCCCCTTTTCAACAAGTACGCAATCAGGGAAGGCGCCGTCATCCCCTAAAGGTTTTTTGAAATTAAGAGAATTTATGGACGAAGCGAACCAACCCATTATCGTCTCGCCTGTAAAACGCAAAGAAACGCATTCCTTCAACGTTCCCTTATCTCATTTATATTCGCAAAAATCGGTCTCACTCAAACGCGTCCGAATGGAACATCCGTCTTCCCACCATCGCCATCCATCCCAGCTCCCATCCCCTCCTGCAGAGGATGAGGGCAACCGATTGGACATTAGCGTTCAAAGCGATCCACCAAACCGAGAAGAACGATCAGACGCTTTAAAGCTGGGACAGAATACGGAACAAAAACTGTCTACACAGGCAGAGGAAGTGAGGAGCGAAAATATCCATAAAGCGGCGGAACCGTCCAAAAACGAGAATGAGCAACTAGATCATCCAAACAGAAAAATCAAAGCGGAACAAAACACCCTAGTTCCCCTCGATGGCCAAGAGGCGCTGATACAAGATCCAACATCGGCATCCGGCATTTCGGCCGACGGGCAGAAATCAGATTTCGAAACCTATGAAGTGGCGTCCTCCCTTCCTTCCGCCTCCGTTTTGATCCAAAAAGACGCCATCCTTCATGCAGAAGACTCTTTGATGGAAGAAGGGAAACGGTCAAAATGGGGATTATGGTCTCTATTCAAAAAGATGAAAACATCTCAATAG